The Humulus lupulus chromosome 3, drHumLupu1.1, whole genome shotgun sequence genome window below encodes:
- the LOC133821391 gene encoding uncharacterized protein LOC133821391, translating into MSKLEELSTKMAHIQANHSSFGSHSRVNTIEVEAPIDTAPEVEAPMDTTPDVEAPIDTTPEVEVLMDTTPGVEAPIDTSTLYETPTPTPSPSIYPEPLKKDVKCKLYIGQGGDVVALGRVVATKGNVHGKNLAPGNYRMVVDRCLDGSAKLPVSVGDEMNLVVHAVNSYVAWPSHLIITYDHEQVTFSVL; encoded by the exons ATGTCTAAGCTTGAAGAATTATCAACCAAGATGGCACATATCCAAGCTAACCATTCTAGCTTTGGCAGCCATTCTAGAGTCAATACAATAGAAGTTGAGGCACCAATTGACACTGCTCCAGAAGTTGAGGCACCGATGGACACTACTCCAGATGTTGAGGCACCAATTGACACTACTCCAGAAGTTGAGGTACTGATGGACACTACTCCAGGAGTTGAGGCACCTATTGACACTAGTACTTTGTATGAGACACCTACACCTACACCTTCACCTTCTATTTATCCTGAGCCACTAAAG AAAGATGTTAAGTGCAAATTATACATTGGGCAAGGTGGTGATGTTGTGGCTCTTGGACGGGTGGTGGCTACGAAAGGCAATGTACATGGGAAAAATTTAGCACCTGGTAACTATCGCATGGTTGTTGATAGATGTCTAGATGGGAGTGCAAAACTACCTGTCTCAGTTGGGGATGAGATGAATCTTGTGGTTCATGCGGTCAATAGTTATGTTGCTTGGCCATCGCATCTAATCATTACTTATGATCATGAACAGGTAACTTTTAGTGTGCTGTAA
- the LOC133825119 gene encoding uncharacterized protein LOC133825119: MVRDADDRFVDRPEEFVKFLGDAEKPIFPGSPMSKLVVLVKLYNLKAGSGWSDISFTKLLDLVKEILPKDNEMPSSLYEAKKTLCTLGMDYKKIHACPNDCVLYRNNLENATECPTCKTSRWKRGKEGKKRIPAKVLWYLPPIPRFIRLFRNLEHAKSLRWHEDGRIKDDKLRHPAYSLAWETIDEKWPVIKKDPRNLRLGLLVDGINPFSRSKQPGNDVDVYLAPLIDDLKLLWDGVDCYDSFSKESFILRGLLLWTINDFPAYGNLSGCYVKGYKGCPICGEQTSATRLKFCKKTCTWGIEAFNGKQELRGPPPIMTGAEIYEEIRLINNRFGKPVINTEECEDIESRVKSKGKSKMIRHNLDVMHIEKNICDSLIGTLLNIPRKTKDSISARRDPVLMSESKKELAPKVEENRTYLPPACYTLKKDEKHQFCETLAKIKVPDGFSSNIRNLVSLKDCRLQGLKSHDCHVLMQQMLPIAIQGLLENPVRNAITRMCFFFNALCSKVIDVSKLEVIQLEIVKTLCFFEQYFPPSFFDIMVHLAVHLVREVTLCGPVCFRWMYPFERLMKVYKGYVRNRSRPEGCIVESYIAEEVVEFCSEYMVNVDSIGIPIRAREGVV; the protein is encoded by the exons ATGGTGAGAGATGCAGATGATCGATTTGTGGATAGGCCAGAAGAATTTGTAAAGTTCTTAGGAGATGCAGAGAAACCAATTTTTCCAGGGTCACCTATGTCAAAGTTGGTTGTTTTGGTAaaattatacaatttaaaagctgGTAGTGGTTGGAGTGACATAAGTTTCACAAAGTTGCTTGATTTGGTGAAGGAGATTTTACCAAAAGACAATGAGATGCCTTCTTCCCTCTATGAGGCGAAAAAAACTCTGTGCACTTTAGGAATGGATTATAAAAAGATACATGCCTGTCCTAATGATTGTGTTTTATACCGCAACAATTTAGAAAATGCAACCGAGTGCCCTACGTGCAAGACATCGAGATGGAAGAGAGGTAAAGAAGGTAAGAAAAGGATTCCCGCTAAAGTATTATGGTATTTGCCACCGATACCAAGATTTATACGTTTGTTTCGGAATCtagaacatgctaaaagtttaaGATGGCATGAGGATGGAAGGATCAAAGATGATAAACTACGACATCCAGCATATTCATTAGCTTGGGAAACTATCGATGAGAAATGGCCTGTAATAAAAAAGGATCCTAGGAATCTTCGGCTTGGTCTTTTAGTTGATGGCATCAATCCATTTAGCA GAAgtaaacaacctggaaatgatGTAGACGTCTATTTGGCACCGTTGATAGATGATTTAAAGTTGTTGTGGGATGGAGTGGATTGTTATGATTCTTTTAGTAAAGAAAGTTTTATACTGAGAGGGTTACTTTTATGGAcaattaatgattttccagcttatggaaacttGTCGGGGTGTTATGTTAAGGGTTATAAAGGATGTCCAATATGTGGGGAACAAACAAGTGCAACAAGATTGAAGTTTTGTAAAAAGACTTGTACATGGGGCATAGAAG CCTTTAATGGTAAGCAAGAACTACGAGGACCTCCACCAATAATGACTGGTGCAGAGATTTATGAAGAGATTCGTTTGATAAATAATAGATTCGGAAAACCAGTCATAAATACTGAAGAATGTGAAGACATTGAAAGTAGGGTCAAATCAAAGGGTAAAAGTAAGATGA TCAGACACAATCTTGATGTCATGCATATTGAGAAAAacatatgtgatagtttgataGGAACTTTACTCAATATTCCTAGAAAAACTAAAGATAGTATATCTGCTCGTCGTGATCCCGTTCTAATGTCTGAATCGAAAAAAGAGCTGGCTCCTAAAGTAGAAGAGAatcgaacatatttacctccagCATGTTACACATTAAAAAAAGATGAGAAACACCAATTTTGTGAAACATTGGCAAAGATTAAGGTGCCAGATGGTTTTTCATCAAATATTCGAAATTTGGTTTCCTTGAAAGATTGTAGACTACAGGGTCTAAAGTCTCATGACTGTCATGTGTTAATGCAACAAATGCTTCCAATAGCTATTCAAGGCTTATTAGAAAACCCCGTGAGAAATGCTATAACCAGAATGTGTTTCTTCTTTAATGCCCTTTGCTCTAAAGTTATTGACGTATCAAAGTTGGAGGTTATTCAGTTGGAAATTGTGAAGACTTTGTGCTTTTTCGAACAATATTTTCCTCCATCTTTCTTTGATATAATGGTTCATTTGGCAGTTCATCTAGTTAGAGAAGTTACCTTGTGTGGGCCGGTTTGTTTTCGATGGATGTACCCTTTCGAGAGGTTGATGAAAGTTTACAAGGGTTATGTGCGAAATCGAAGTCGTCCAGAGGGTTGTATAGTTGAATCTTATATAGCTGAAGAAGTAGTTGAATTCTGTTCTGAGTATATGGTCAATGTTGACTCAATTGGAATTCCAATAAGGGCAAGAGAGGGAGTTGTATAA